The following proteins come from a genomic window of Thermostichus vulcanus str. 'Rupite':
- a CDS encoding general secretion pathway protein: MTDPDVSLAVGRHTKIDRTRVPALIAQYLPVEICIYYQVVPVALDTDSLILGMVDPQDLAALDYVGKMLAYSQISVEPIPLTFEEQQDLIAYYFSHPPDPTEVARLRSQAQANRVTREVPAPKAGPETQMAPAPNLPPPAKQTAPPAPPTESEETVQQLLNSMLRRALDERADQIFVEPQEGVLCRVRYRQQGILRDLFKELSESVRAKLLASMKRMMMLDPALIGEAQQAEVERVYKGEPLVLQLRVIPQRSKEGAILNILRGEALQKYQQNQNNIRVTEALALAQQTHQMMQQLQMTLSSTVDKLKQYPSPPNSDWPLMTETLAAIQAQAQMIAAYQQDWEKLNSGS; the protein is encoded by the coding sequence ATGACTGATCCAGATGTCTCTCTGGCGGTAGGACGACACACCAAAATTGACCGGACGCGGGTGCCGGCCCTGATTGCTCAGTACCTGCCAGTTGAGATCTGCATCTACTATCAGGTGGTGCCGGTTGCCCTGGATACCGACAGCTTAATTTTGGGCATGGTGGATCCTCAAGATTTGGCGGCGCTGGACTACGTGGGCAAAATGCTGGCCTATTCGCAAATTTCTGTCGAGCCAATCCCGCTGACCTTTGAGGAGCAACAGGATCTGATCGCCTACTACTTTAGCCATCCCCCCGATCCGACAGAGGTGGCTCGGCTGCGGTCCCAAGCCCAAGCCAACCGGGTGACCCGAGAGGTGCCCGCCCCCAAAGCTGGGCCAGAAACCCAAATGGCCCCGGCCCCCAATCTTCCTCCTCCAGCCAAACAAACGGCTCCCCCTGCGCCGCCAACTGAATCGGAAGAAACGGTTCAACAGTTGCTCAACTCGATGTTGCGGCGAGCTTTGGATGAACGGGCCGATCAAATTTTTGTGGAGCCTCAGGAGGGGGTGTTGTGTCGGGTGCGCTACCGCCAGCAGGGTATTTTACGGGATCTGTTCAAGGAACTGTCTGAATCAGTGCGGGCCAAGTTGCTGGCCAGTATGAAGCGGATGATGATGTTGGATCCGGCGTTGATCGGAGAAGCTCAGCAGGCGGAAGTGGAGCGGGTGTATAAAGGCGAACCGCTGGTGTTGCAGTTGCGAGTTATCCCGCAGCGCTCCAAAGAAGGGGCAATTCTGAATATCCTACGAGGCGAAGCCCTCCAGAAATATCAGCAGAACCAGAACAACATCCGCGTCACCGAAGCTCTGGCCCTCGCTCAACAAACCCACCAAATGATGCAACAACTGCAAATGACCCTGAGCAGCACGGTTGATAAGCTCAAGCAGTATCCCAGTCCCCCCAATAGCGACTGGCCCCTGATGACGGAAACTCTGGCGGCGATTCAAGC